The following proteins are co-located in the Legionella busanensis genome:
- a CDS encoding YdcF family protein → MITVEIVYLLLIALIFLIFSYIKIALFLIFISLTYLLLAGCGIIPSIFLKHLQAAYTTPITSINKKRVAVILFGCSTIRWPNLLVRATFFSYSRIFEAARLYYLCQDNQCECTIIISGADVHTPGKSEAETYYQELLSVGINPKDIKLETISRNTYQNAQFVCEIMTKLEPYEQIFLVTSAIFLKRVMLYFLNFDLRPIPIPSPADYMEAWISLKPSGYNLFISEHVIHEYIALLRFYFYQKLKLN, encoded by the coding sequence ATGATCACAGTAGAAATTGTTTATTTACTTTTAATTGCTCTTATTTTTTTGATTTTTTCTTATATAAAAATTGCTCTGTTTTTAATTTTTATCTCCCTAACCTATCTACTACTTGCTGGCTGCGGAATCATTCCTTCTATTTTTTTAAAACATTTACAGGCCGCTTATACCACCCCTATTACTTCTATAAATAAAAAACGGGTTGCAGTTATTTTATTTGGTTGTAGTACAATTAGGTGGCCCAATTTACTTGTGAGGGCAACTTTTTTCAGTTACTCAAGAATATTTGAAGCAGCCAGACTATATTATTTATGTCAAGATAATCAGTGTGAATGTACTATTATTATTTCTGGAGCAGATGTTCATACGCCAGGGAAATCGGAGGCAGAGACATATTACCAAGAGCTTTTAAGCGTAGGTATTAATCCAAAAGATATTAAGCTTGAAACAATAAGTAGAAACACCTATCAAAATGCGCAATTCGTTTGTGAAATCATGACTAAATTAGAACCTTATGAGCAAATATTTTTGGTAACTTCTGCGATATTTTTAAAGCGTGTAATGTTGTATTTTTTAAATTTTGATTTGCGCCCTATTCCCATACCTTCTCCAGCTGACTATATGGAGGCGTGGATTTCATTAAAGCCATCAGGTTATAATTTATTCATTTCAGAGCATGTTATTCATGAATACATTGCCCTATTAAGGTTTTATTTTTATCAAAAATTAAAGCTAAATTAG
- the lpxA gene encoding acyl-ACP--UDP-N-acetylglucosamine O-acyltransferase, which produces MEHNKNYKTQIHPTAIVSSKAKLGINVYIGPYCIIGPHVHISDHVSLHDHVTINGYTTIGDYTIVYPFACLGDPPQDLSYHGEPSQLIIGSHNKIGHYVTMNGGTENGGLITRIGNYGIFMDGSHVAHNCEIGDYVVIPNHVLLAGHVKVGNNVVFGGASSVVQNTRIGSGAFVTAHTLVSKHVIPYGIVSGFRARLRGLNLTGMKRLHISNRDIHIVRQAYKILFDKSKEDLWKESVKKIKNEFPDNPYVQEIVEFIERPTKKAFCTPYSAEDDI; this is translated from the coding sequence ATGGAGCACAATAAAAATTATAAGACACAAATTCACCCAACAGCTATCGTATCATCAAAAGCAAAACTAGGAATAAATGTTTATATTGGGCCTTATTGTATAATAGGCCCTCATGTTCATATTAGTGATCATGTTTCTTTACATGATCATGTGACAATCAATGGGTATACCACAATTGGCGATTATACTATAGTATATCCTTTTGCTTGTTTAGGTGATCCACCTCAAGATTTATCCTATCATGGAGAGCCGTCGCAATTAATTATTGGTTCACACAATAAAATTGGGCACTATGTAACCATGAATGGGGGTACAGAAAACGGAGGATTAATAACCCGGATTGGCAATTATGGCATCTTTATGGATGGTTCTCATGTAGCTCATAATTGTGAAATAGGTGATTATGTAGTTATACCTAATCATGTGTTACTAGCTGGGCATGTTAAAGTGGGTAACAATGTTGTTTTTGGTGGCGCTAGTAGTGTTGTGCAAAATACAAGAATTGGCTCAGGTGCTTTTGTTACGGCGCACACGTTAGTTTCTAAACATGTTATTCCTTATGGAATAGTATCAGGTTTTAGAGCTAGGTTGCGTGGACTAAATCTTACTGGAATGAAGCGCTTACACATTTCTAACAGGGATATCCATATTGTTCGACAGGCCTATAAAATTCTTTTTGATAAATCTAAGGAAGATTTATGGAAAGAAAGCGTTAAAAAAATAAAAAATGAGTTTCCTGACAATCCTTATGTACAAGAAATAGTTGAGTTTATTGAACGACCTACAAAAAAAGCTTTTTGCACTCCTTATTCAGCCGAAGATGATATATAG
- a CDS encoding Gfo/Idh/MocA family protein — translation MYMIRIGIIGYGYWGRKLATEFSNLHNVNLTCICDINSKNLKEAHEHYNNAKLTINYQDLIDDTQIDAVIIATPIHTHYKLALAALKAEKHILVEKPLVTNFNEALEIQEIAEKKNKIVMVDYTPIYSSATKMLLGLVEQGELGNIVYLNSNRTNFGSNDLKSSVVWDLAVHDLALISYLLPVRLIAVSAVSSGYFDNNIPTIAHINLFFEGNITAHIYVNNITTEKLRHVTIAGNRKVAVFDDCLMHDKVKLYEVGIDDINDKAKYMTIKTNVSNTAHSLSVGHNDGLTIMAAHFIECIEHNRLPRTNAQNSLKLIYILELVEKSIRLRGQETLVNKYI, via the coding sequence ATGTATATGATAAGAATAGGTATTATTGGTTATGGTTATTGGGGTAGAAAACTGGCAACCGAATTTTCAAATTTGCATAACGTAAATCTTACATGTATTTGTGACATAAATAGTAAAAACTTAAAGGAGGCTCATGAGCATTATAATAACGCTAAATTAACCATTAATTATCAAGATTTAATTGACGACACTCAAATAGATGCAGTGATTATCGCTACCCCTATCCATACTCATTATAAGCTAGCTTTAGCAGCTCTTAAGGCTGAAAAACATATATTAGTGGAAAAGCCTCTAGTAACAAACTTTAACGAGGCACTTGAAATTCAAGAAATAGCAGAAAAGAAAAATAAGATTGTAATGGTCGACTACACACCTATTTATTCAAGTGCTACTAAGATGTTACTTGGTCTTGTTGAGCAAGGTGAGTTAGGGAATATAGTATATTTAAATTCTAATCGCACTAATTTTGGAAGCAATGACTTAAAAAGTAGTGTAGTTTGGGATCTAGCAGTGCATGATTTAGCCTTAATTAGTTATCTATTGCCAGTTAGGCTGATTGCAGTTAGCGCAGTTAGTAGTGGTTATTTTGATAACAACATACCTACTATCGCTCATATAAATTTATTTTTTGAAGGAAATATTACTGCACATATTTATGTAAATAATATAACAACCGAAAAATTACGACATGTCACTATAGCAGGTAATAGAAAAGTTGCTGTATTCGATGATTGCTTAATGCATGATAAAGTTAAATTATATGAGGTTGGAATTGACGATATTAATGATAAAGCTAAATATATGACGATTAAAACTAATGTATCAAATACTGCACACTCATTATCAGTCGGACATAATGACGGCTTAACGATTATGGCTGCTCATTTTATTGAATGTATTGAACACAATAGGCTACCTCGAACAAATGCACAAAATTCTCTTAAA